From a single Candidatus Schekmanbacteria bacterium genomic region:
- a CDS encoding type III pantothenate kinase: MLLAIDVGNTNTVIGVFDGDNFITDWRIATVSTWTADDFFVTFKNLFEFEKSVFLEEIKDVIISSVVPATIAPLKEMAEKYFKAKPVVVDNKVNTGLKNLYENPAEVGADRIVNAAAAYKRYGGPTIVVDFGTATTFCYITSKGEYCGGIIVPGIKISMDALFQKAAKLPKIELIKPPTVIGKNTVNSMQSGILYGYAALVDGLITRMEKEVGKKCFVVATGGLAMLVAGESKKIKEINQMLTIEGLKIVYELNKKKKKT; this comes from the coding sequence ATGCTTCTTGCCATAGACGTAGGGAATACCAACACTGTGATTGGCGTATTTGACGGTGATAATTTTATCACTGACTGGAGAATTGCCACTGTCAGCACATGGACTGCTGATGATTTCTTTGTCACATTCAAAAACCTATTTGAGTTCGAGAAAAGTGTCTTTCTTGAAGAGATAAAAGATGTGATTATTTCAAGCGTTGTTCCTGCAACGATTGCGCCTTTGAAAGAGATGGCTGAGAAATATTTCAAAGCTAAGCCGGTAGTTGTTGACAACAAGGTAAATACAGGTCTCAAAAATCTCTATGAGAATCCAGCGGAAGTAGGAGCCGACAGGATAGTGAATGCCGCCGCTGCTTATAAACGGTATGGAGGTCCGACTATTGTCGTTGACTTCGGAACTGCGACAACATTCTGCTACATCACGTCTAAAGGAGAATATTGCGGAGGAATAATAGTCCCCGGGATAAAAATATCAATGGACGCCCTTTTCCAGAAAGCGGCAAAACTCCCAAAGATTGAGCTGATAAAACCGCCGACTGTCATTGGCAAAAACACGGTTAACAGTATGCAATCGGGAATATTGTACGGATACGCTGCTCTTGTTGACGGATTGATAACAAGGATGGAAAAGGAGGTCGGGAAAAAATGTTTTGTTGTTGCAACAGGCGGACTTGCTATGCTCGTTGCAGGAGAAAGCAAAAAAATAAAAGAAATAAACCAGATGCTCACCATCGAAGGCCTTAAGATAGTCTATGAATTGAACAAGAAGAAAAAGAAAACATAA
- a CDS encoding NDP-sugar synthase, producing MKAMVLAAGRGERLKPLTLTRAKPAVPVFNKPMIVRALDFLFRNGIDEAVVNLYHLPSSIEDAVRNEESRMHNVVFSVEEKLLGTAGGLKKAESHFLNETFIMINSDTLLEFDIDRMLDFHRKSGAIATMLLAKPENNDPFGKVSIDEANRIIDILGMVSPGCSAKQMNFIGVHIFEPEILSYIPDGMPSEINASIYPKMIRKGETVMAYEHRGPWYDIGTLERYVGVQTGILKEGRRDFQEKGFSGNNCLSPHNEQIDSSANVIYSVIGKNCFIGKNSKITGSILLDNVEVNEGAVVENSIIEKNVKVAAGEVLHNCVKYFDPESGGETVSKI from the coding sequence ATGAAAGCTATGGTTTTGGCGGCTGGGCGCGGTGAAAGGCTTAAGCCTCTTACATTGACAAGGGCAAAGCCGGCTGTGCCGGTTTTCAACAAGCCTATGATAGTGCGTGCGCTGGATTTTCTTTTCAGAAATGGAATAGATGAAGCAGTTGTGAATCTTTATCACCTTCCATCTTCTATAGAAGACGCTGTAAGAAATGAAGAGAGCAGGATGCATAATGTGGTGTTTTCCGTGGAGGAAAAACTCCTCGGAACAGCAGGGGGACTTAAAAAAGCTGAAAGTCATTTTCTTAATGAAACGTTTATTATGATTAACAGCGATACCCTGCTTGAATTCGACATAGATAGAATGCTTGATTTTCACAGGAAATCCGGTGCAATAGCTACAATGTTGTTGGCAAAACCTGAGAACAATGACCCCTTCGGGAAGGTAAGTATTGATGAGGCTAACCGTATCATTGATATTCTGGGGATGGTTTCTCCGGGTTGTTCCGCAAAGCAGATGAATTTTATTGGTGTGCATATCTTTGAACCTGAGATTTTGTCCTATATACCAGACGGGATGCCCTCAGAGATAAATGCCTCCATATATCCGAAGATGATCAGGAAGGGGGAAACTGTCATGGCTTATGAACATCGGGGGCCATGGTATGATATAGGTACACTTGAAAGATATGTCGGGGTCCAGACCGGAATACTGAAGGAAGGCAGGAGAGATTTTCAGGAGAAAGGCTTTTCCGGCAATAACTGCCTTTCACCCCATAATGAACAGATTGATAGCTCTGCGAATGTGATATATTCTGTTATAGGAAAAAATTGTTTTATAGGGAAGAACAGTAAAATAACCGGCAGTATACTTCTCGATAATGTTGAAGTTAATGAAGGTGCTGTTGTCGAAAATTCAATAATTGAAAAGAATGTAAAGGTAGCTGCGGGAGAAGTACTTCATAATTGTGTAAAATACTTTGACCCTGAGAGCGGCGGGGAAACTGTTTCGAAAATATAA
- a CDS encoding OmpH family outer membrane protein → MKKVSLMLTVVFLMFIPYMAFPIEGKIGIVDLQQVLNDSKKGKEAIKMLESEFDLKKKDMDEKEKELQSLQDEMVKRAAFWSDKVKAEKEDEFNKKLKNWKRLQVDIKDEFERKNKSYTDKILADIIDLVKQVGKRDGYNIILEKQNAIYSSDVVDLTPRVIELYDSVNSSTSTSAGSASAGTGNSAPAK, encoded by the coding sequence ATGAAAAAAGTTTCATTAATGTTGACAGTAGTTTTTTTGATGTTTATCCCCTACATGGCATTCCCAATAGAGGGGAAAATAGGAATAGTGGATCTGCAGCAGGTGCTTAATGATTCCAAGAAGGGCAAAGAGGCAATAAAAATGCTTGAAAGTGAATTTGACCTTAAGAAGAAAGATATGGATGAAAAAGAAAAAGAGCTTCAGTCATTACAGGATGAAATGGTAAAACGCGCAGCCTTCTGGAGCGACAAAGTAAAGGCTGAAAAGGAAGATGAGTTCAACAAAAAGCTGAAGAACTGGAAGAGGCTGCAGGTTGATATCAAGGATGAGTTTGAAAGAAAAAATAAATCCTATACTGATAAGATTCTTGCTGATATTATAGATCTTGTAAAGCAGGTTGGAAAAAGAGACGGTTACAACATTATACTTGAGAAACAAAATGCCATTTATTCGTCAGATGTGGTAGATTTGACACCGCGTGTTATTGAGCTTTATGACAGTGTGAATTCATCAACATCAACTTCGGCCGGTTCGGCTTCTGCAGGAACAGGCAACTCTGCACCTGCAAAATAA
- a CDS encoding MOSC domain-containing protein yields the protein MSIRLISLQIGSVRTYGAEGSDDPADRPQNIWTSGFIKEPVDDKLWAGKEGIEGDGQADRKNHGGADKAILAYSAGHYPVWRKELNLPQLAYGAFGENFTIEGQDEDSVCIGDIYLIGEIRVQVSQPRQPCWKLAKFLNVSDLVARVQDTGRTGWYLRVLTEGFIESNLPVTLAERPYPEWTTNLASRIMLKCTENPMEDAARLASCPALSISWKESLTAIAFDGKGKDTKDRISGPR from the coding sequence ATTAGCATTCGTTTAATCTCACTGCAAATAGGAAGCGTCAGGACGTATGGAGCTGAAGGTTCAGATGATCCGGCGGACCGTCCCCAGAATATATGGACAAGCGGATTTATCAAAGAGCCTGTTGATGATAAACTATGGGCAGGCAAGGAAGGTATAGAGGGAGATGGACAGGCAGACCGTAAGAATCATGGAGGCGCTGACAAGGCTATACTTGCATACTCCGCAGGGCATTACCCTGTGTGGAGAAAAGAACTTAATCTTCCTCAGCTTGCTTATGGGGCATTCGGTGAAAATTTCACAATCGAAGGACAGGATGAAGATTCGGTTTGTATAGGTGATATTTATTTAATAGGAGAAATACGGGTACAGGTTTCACAGCCCCGCCAGCCATGCTGGAAACTTGCAAAGTTCCTGAATGTAAGCGATCTAGTTGCCCGTGTGCAGGATACAGGACGCACAGGTTGGTATCTCAGAGTTCTTACTGAAGGTTTCATTGAAAGCAACCTGCCTGTAACCCTTGCCGAGCGTCCATATCCTGAATGGACTACAAACCTTGCCAGCCGCATAATGCTTAAGTGTACAGAAAACCCTATGGAGGATGCAGCAAGACTGGCATCATGTCCGGCGCTTTCAATTAGCTGGAAAGAATCTCTGACTGCCATTGCATTTGACGGAAAAGGGAAGGACACTAAGGACAGAATATCCGGGCCGCGGTAA
- the bamA gene encoding outer membrane protein assembly factor BamA, producing MGIGLLKSNSLVRQAIFIALIFFITFQGLSRGELNERIISINVSGNQRIEDSTILAKVKSKVDDYMVSSFISNDVKSIFSLGFFTDVKVEADYTAEGVKITFVVEEKPTVRGVSFEGNKVLDNDKLKEESTIIADSILNRSEIENTIKKIRVKYQGEGYYLAEIDYRLRPLPRNSVEVVFRIKEGNKVVLKKLYFQGNKSFSDDELKKILKTREDWLFGWATEAGDFNDTEFKTDMQRIDSFYQDNGFIEVDISEPDIEMSADRAFMYITVQINEGRQFTVGKLEIEGNTLLSDEDVANVLGFRKGSVFSRGKLEKGIADLSDFYSQKGYLFSDIVPVRNYHKDLPIVNLNVSIEKGEKFYIGKIDIKGNTKTRDNVVRRELSIREGDQADSLKLRQSREDAFQLGYFEDVKIKTKRGSQRNLLDVQLDVEEKPTGTLTFGGGYSSAEQIVGMVSVSEENLFGKGWKASLSGQFSTRTTEFDLSFADPYFLDRNLLAGIDLYNTKTEDFSNNDYVLKRTGGRLKFGWMLYERFRANIFPSISMTNTTRITSRKDIIQSARRTFLSDFISGKVSKADLRDDLDTWRKYKNSIYLKELQKSSGSLSENSIYMSVSRTTYNNPIFPTAGSNIELSYEPVGGPLGGDVGFYRMELDASYYYPWKWGTSWHIRGLLGYVDGYFGKEEPIYERFKLGGSKDLRGYKEQTIGPKDKANSDWNLGGNKEIVMNLEYIVPILPNQFQLVLFYDMGDAVGNGQTFPPSTMKKSVGIGARLALPIGPVRLDLGYALDQEKGESPVQFHFGVGGSFF from the coding sequence ATGGGAATAGGACTATTAAAAAGTAACAGCCTGGTGAGGCAGGCTATATTTATAGCGCTTATATTTTTTATTACTTTTCAGGGTTTGTCCAGAGGAGAACTAAACGAGAGGATAATAAGCATTAATGTCTCAGGAAACCAGAGGATAGAAGATTCCACGATTTTGGCAAAAGTAAAAAGCAAGGTAGACGACTACATGGTCTCTTCATTCATAAGCAATGACGTTAAAAGTATATTTTCTCTCGGCTTTTTCACTGATGTTAAGGTTGAGGCTGACTATACGGCGGAAGGTGTAAAAATAACCTTTGTAGTCGAGGAAAAACCGACTGTGAGGGGCGTTTCATTTGAAGGAAACAAAGTGCTGGACAATGATAAGCTGAAGGAAGAATCAACTATCATTGCTGATAGCATCCTTAACAGAAGCGAGATTGAGAACACCATAAAAAAAATAAGAGTCAAATACCAGGGCGAAGGTTATTATCTTGCGGAAATTGATTACAGACTCAGACCGCTTCCAAGGAATTCTGTAGAAGTGGTCTTTAGGATTAAAGAAGGGAACAAGGTTGTTCTTAAGAAGCTCTATTTTCAGGGAAATAAATCTTTTTCTGATGATGAGTTAAAAAAGATTTTAAAAACCAGAGAAGACTGGCTATTTGGCTGGGCTACGGAAGCCGGGGATTTCAATGATACAGAATTCAAGACAGATATGCAGCGAATCGACTCGTTTTATCAGGATAATGGTTTCATAGAAGTTGATATAAGTGAGCCGGATATAGAGATGTCTGCAGACCGAGCTTTTATGTATATAACAGTCCAGATTAATGAAGGAAGGCAGTTTACGGTAGGAAAACTGGAGATTGAAGGGAACACACTTCTTTCAGATGAGGATGTAGCCAATGTGCTGGGGTTCAGGAAAGGCTCTGTTTTCAGCAGAGGAAAGCTTGAAAAAGGAATTGCAGACCTCAGCGATTTTTATTCCCAGAAAGGATACCTCTTTTCTGACATCGTACCAGTAAGGAATTATCACAAAGATCTCCCTATAGTTAATCTTAATGTATCGATAGAAAAGGGAGAGAAGTTCTACATAGGAAAAATAGATATCAAGGGGAATACAAAAACCCGTGACAATGTAGTAAGACGGGAACTAAGCATAAGAGAAGGGGATCAGGCAGACAGCCTGAAATTGCGGCAAAGTAGGGAAGATGCATTTCAGCTTGGTTATTTCGAGGATGTGAAAATCAAGACTAAAAGAGGGAGCCAAAGGAACCTGCTTGATGTTCAACTTGATGTGGAAGAAAAGCCTACCGGAACATTGACTTTTGGCGGCGGTTACAGCTCTGCAGAGCAGATTGTAGGAATGGTAAGCGTATCTGAAGAAAACCTTTTTGGAAAAGGATGGAAAGCTTCACTTTCAGGGCAATTCAGTACAAGGACAACAGAGTTCGATTTGAGCTTTGCAGACCCTTATTTCCTGGACAGAAACCTTCTTGCAGGAATTGACCTTTACAATACAAAGACTGAAGATTTCTCCAACAATGACTACGTATTAAAAAGGACCGGAGGAAGGCTTAAGTTCGGATGGATGTTATATGAAAGATTCCGGGCCAATATATTCCCTTCCATATCAATGACAAATACGACAAGGATAACATCGAGGAAAGATATTATACAGAGTGCCAGAAGAACATTCTTAAGTGATTTCATATCTGGAAAAGTATCGAAAGCCGATTTGAGAGATGATTTGGACACATGGAGGAAGTATAAAAACTCAATTTATCTCAAAGAGCTTCAGAAATCTTCCGGTTCATTAAGCGAAAACAGTATTTATATGAGCGTTTCAAGAACCACCTATAACAACCCCATTTTCCCGACTGCTGGTTCAAACATAGAGTTATCCTATGAGCCTGTTGGAGGGCCTCTTGGAGGTGACGTAGGGTTTTACAGGATGGAGCTTGATGCAAGCTATTATTATCCCTGGAAATGGGGGACTTCATGGCATATACGCGGACTTTTAGGTTATGTTGACGGTTATTTTGGAAAAGAAGAACCTATTTATGAGAGATTCAAGCTCGGAGGTTCAAAGGACCTAAGAGGTTACAAAGAACAGACTATTGGTCCAAAAGACAAGGCAAACTCTGACTGGAATTTAGGCGGGAATAAAGAGATTGTAATGAACCTGGAATATATCGTTCCAATTTTACCAAATCAGTTCCAATTGGTCCTTTTTTATGATATGGGAGATGCTGTGGGAAACGGACAAACATTTCCACCGAGCACAATGAAGAAAAGTGTGGGTATAGGCGCCCGTCTGGCGCTTCCAATCGGACCTGTTCGTTTGGATCTTGGGTATGCGCTTGATCAGGAAAAGGGGGAATCTCCAGTGCAGTTCCATTTCGGGGTTGGGGGATCATTCTTTTAA
- the arsM gene encoding arsenite methyltransferase — MEKEEIKKAVREGYGKIARGGGSCCGPSKSCGDASDLRKNISKMIGYNDEELKTVPGDANLGLGCGNPIAIALLKEGETVLDLGSGAGLDCFISAKAVGEKGKVIGVDMTPDMLDKARKNAADGNYKNVEFRLGEIENLPVANDYVDVVISNCVINLAPDKKRVFDEAFRVLKPGGRIVVSDVVYVKKLPQEILEKISAYVGCIAGALKKEEYIEAISNAGFTAVSIMNEKSFPPEGTHEFRGSGEFMKQFNIPVEKIKEIAGSVLSITVTGSKP; from the coding sequence ATGGAAAAAGAAGAAATAAAAAAGGCTGTAAGGGAAGGTTATGGGAAGATTGCCAGAGGTGGAGGCTCATGCTGCGGTCCTTCAAAATCATGCGGTGATGCTTCTGATCTTAGAAAGAACATAAGCAAAATGATTGGCTACAATGATGAAGAACTTAAAACAGTGCCAGGAGATGCCAATCTCGGTCTTGGATGCGGGAACCCAATCGCTATTGCACTTTTAAAAGAAGGAGAAACTGTTCTTGACCTCGGCTCAGGTGCAGGACTTGACTGTTTCATTTCAGCAAAAGCAGTTGGTGAAAAGGGGAAGGTAATAGGGGTTGACATGACTCCGGACATGCTTGACAAAGCTAGAAAGAATGCCGCGGATGGAAACTATAAAAATGTCGAATTCAGGCTTGGGGAAATTGAAAATCTTCCGGTTGCAAACGACTATGTGGATGTAGTAATCTCAAATTGCGTCATAAACCTAGCTCCCGACAAAAAAAGGGTATTCGACGAAGCTTTCAGGGTGTTAAAACCGGGTGGAAGGATAGTTGTTTCGGATGTTGTATATGTAAAAAAACTGCCTCAGGAAATCCTTGAAAAGATTTCAGCATATGTGGGATGTATTGCAGGAGCCTTAAAAAAAGAGGAATATATTGAAGCAATAAGCAATGCGGGTTTTACGGCAGTCAGCATAATGAACGAAAAATCTTTTCCGCCGGAAGGAACTCACGAATTCCGTGGGTCAGGAGAGTTTATGAAACAGTTTAATATTCCGGTGGAAAAAATAAAAGAAATTGCCGGCTCAGTATTAAGTATTACTGTGACGGGAAGTAAACCGTAA
- a CDS encoding AbrB/MazE/SpoVT family DNA-binding domain-containing protein, whose amino-acid sequence MKGCCKVDAVVPVDSRGQIVLPKELRKRAGIKEGEKIALISCETGGDVMCIALVKADHFAEMVKGALGPMLKDIME is encoded by the coding sequence ATGAAAGGGTGCTGTAAGGTGGACGCGGTTGTCCCGGTTGATTCAAGGGGACAGATAGTGCTGCCAAAGGAACTTCGAAAAAGAGCAGGGATCAAGGAAGGAGAAAAGATTGCGTTAATAAGCTGTGAGACCGGAGGGGATGTAATGTGCATTGCCCTGGTAAAGGCAGATCATTTTGCGGAAATGGTAAAAGGCGCTCTTGGACCGATGCTTAAAGACATAATGGAATAA
- a CDS encoding signal peptidase I, whose amino-acid sequence MDGVSKGNVKSAAERNGWVLGHFVNDPCLNSNLVEVKWGIHQKEANYNINDNIFEGNYSAHSMSILIQGSFHIEFRHGESIERIMLEKPGDYVVWFPEIEHRGTAQTDNTIVLTIRWPSLAGDHFETSK is encoded by the coding sequence ATGGATGGCGTATCAAAAGGAAATGTAAAAAGTGCGGCTGAGAGAAATGGCTGGGTTCTTGGGCACTTTGTAAATGATCCCTGTCTGAATTCTAATTTAGTAGAGGTCAAATGGGGAATTCATCAGAAAGAAGCCAATTACAATATAAATGATAATATATTTGAAGGCAATTACAGCGCGCATTCAATGTCTATTCTGATTCAAGGGTCTTTTCATATCGAGTTTCGCCACGGAGAGAGCATCGAACGAATAATGCTCGAAAAACCCGGGGATTATGTAGTATGGTTTCCTGAAATAGAGCACAGAGGTACGGCTCAGACAGATAATACTATTGTATTGACCATCCGCTGGCCATCTCTTGCAGGAGACCATTTCGAAACATCAAAATAG